In a single window of the Frondihabitans peucedani genome:
- a CDS encoding beta-galactosidase: MSDVLGRRFAFGGDYNPEQWPAEVWPEDVSLMNRAGVNLASVGIFSWARIEPRDGEFDFAWLDEVLELLHAGGVRVDLATATASPPPWLLVKHPEMRPQLEDGTRLSSGSRQAYCPSSPVYRRHAERLVRAIVDRYADHPALELWHVNNEYGCHVSHCYCDASADAFRVFLRDRYGDIDRLNEAWGTAFWSQRYDSFDEILPPRSAPTFKNPTQLLDFDRFSSRELLECYRAEVRVIRERSSVPITTNFMGFFKAVDYWAWAPEVDVVSDDSYPDPADPLAPVFGAMQRDLLRSLGGGKPWLLMEQSPSAVNWRERNAAKRPGQMRAWSYQCVGRGADGILFFQWRQAKAGAEKFHAGMLPHGGTDTRVFREVEALGAELASLASSGLLGSRVEADVAVVFDWDSWWALEQEAAPTRLSYLEGVFSWYRALAAAGVTVDFVRATDDLSAYRLVVVPHLLVAGDRQLEALDAYAAAGGTLIATYQTAVTDEDLHIRTGGYLGVLQDTLGLWVEEFTPPAAPDLAARGGTPPPALAVEGDVLGGRAEAGLWAEVVRVTAARVEAAFVGGVEAGRPAVTSNARGAGSAWYVATQLSDDALLHLVLHLAELAGVERLPRVDGVEFVRRGGLLVAVNHGEEAVTLDEPGEDVLTGAPGRELELGPQGVAILRQAHCGDLDGTRRARLE; the protein is encoded by the coding sequence GTGAGCGACGTGCTGGGACGCCGCTTCGCCTTCGGCGGCGACTACAACCCCGAGCAGTGGCCCGCCGAGGTCTGGCCGGAGGACGTCTCCCTGATGAACCGGGCCGGCGTGAACCTCGCCTCCGTCGGCATCTTCTCGTGGGCCAGGATCGAGCCCCGCGACGGCGAGTTCGACTTCGCCTGGCTCGACGAGGTCCTCGAGCTGCTGCACGCGGGAGGCGTCCGGGTCGACCTGGCCACGGCGACCGCGTCACCGCCGCCGTGGCTCCTCGTGAAGCACCCGGAGATGCGGCCGCAGCTCGAGGACGGCACCCGGCTCTCGTCCGGCAGCCGGCAGGCGTACTGCCCGTCGTCGCCGGTCTACCGCCGCCACGCTGAACGGCTGGTCCGGGCGATCGTCGACCGCTACGCCGACCACCCCGCCCTCGAGCTCTGGCACGTCAACAACGAGTACGGCTGCCACGTGAGCCACTGCTACTGCGATGCCTCGGCCGACGCGTTCCGCGTCTTCCTCCGCGACCGGTACGGCGACATCGACCGGCTGAACGAGGCGTGGGGCACGGCCTTCTGGTCGCAGCGCTACGACTCGTTCGACGAGATCCTGCCGCCCCGGTCGGCGCCGACGTTCAAGAACCCGACGCAGCTGCTCGACTTCGACCGCTTCTCGTCGCGGGAGCTCCTCGAGTGCTACCGGGCCGAGGTCCGGGTGATCCGCGAGCGGTCGAGCGTGCCGATCACGACGAACTTCATGGGGTTCTTCAAGGCGGTCGACTACTGGGCCTGGGCTCCCGAGGTCGACGTCGTCTCGGACGACTCCTATCCCGACCCCGCCGACCCGCTGGCGCCGGTGTTCGGCGCCATGCAGCGCGACCTCCTGCGCTCCCTCGGGGGCGGCAAGCCGTGGCTGCTGATGGAGCAGTCGCCGAGCGCCGTGAACTGGCGGGAGCGGAACGCCGCGAAGCGCCCCGGGCAGATGCGGGCGTGGAGCTACCAGTGCGTCGGCCGCGGCGCCGACGGCATCCTGTTCTTCCAGTGGCGGCAGGCGAAGGCCGGTGCGGAGAAGTTCCACGCCGGGATGCTGCCGCACGGCGGCACCGACACCCGTGTGTTCCGCGAGGTGGAGGCGCTCGGCGCCGAACTCGCCTCGCTCGCTTCGTCGGGCCTCCTCGGGAGCCGCGTCGAGGCCGACGTCGCCGTCGTCTTCGACTGGGACAGCTGGTGGGCCCTCGAGCAGGAGGCGGCGCCGACGAGGCTGTCGTACCTCGAGGGCGTCTTCTCCTGGTACCGCGCGCTCGCCGCGGCAGGCGTCACCGTCGACTTCGTCCGCGCCACCGACGACCTCTCGGCCTACCGCCTCGTCGTGGTCCCGCACCTCCTCGTCGCCGGCGACCGGCAGCTCGAGGCCCTCGACGCCTACGCCGCGGCAGGCGGCACCCTGATCGCCACCTACCAGACGGCCGTCACCGACGAGGACCTCCACATCCGCACCGGGGGATACCTCGGGGTGCTCCAGGACACCCTCGGCCTCTGGGTCGAGGAGTTCACGCCGCCGGCAGCGCCCGACCTCGCGGCCCGCGGCGGCACTCCTCCGCCGGCGCTCGCCGTCGAGGGCGACGTGCTCGGCGGGAGAGCCGAGGCGGGCCTCTGGGCCGAGGTCGTGCGGGTGACCGCGGCGCGCGTCGAGGCGGCCTTCGTCGGCGGCGTCGAGGCAGGTCGGCCGGCGGTCACGAGCAACGCCCGGGGCGCAGGATCCGCGTGGTACGTGGCGACCCAGCTCTCCGACGACGCGCTGCTGCACCTCGTGCTCCACCTCGCGGAGCTGGCCGGCGTCGAGCGGCTGCCGCGCGTCGACGGCGTCGAGTTCGTCCGCCGAGGCGGGCTCCTGGTCGCCGTCAACCACGGGGAGGAGGCCGTCACCCTCGACGAGCCGGGGGAGGACGTCCTCACGGGAGCGCCGGGTCGCGAGCTCGAGCTCGGTCCGCAGGGCGTCGCGATCCTGCGCCAGGCGCACTGTGGAGACCTGGACGGGACGCGTCGGGCCCGGCTGGAATAG
- a CDS encoding carbohydrate ABC transporter permease, with the protein MTTATTGESTRPASSRAQDPARPRTKRAYNRDRRRSNLLTVILWLLALYFILPIAWLAIASTKDNADLFSTFGYAFGHFNLFQNLQDVFTTSNGIYLQWALNTVIYAAVSAIGASFLATMAGYAFAKYRFPGAKILFSVVLGAIMIPLTALALPTYLIFSQFGITNTPIAVIVPSLVSPFGVFLMRVYAADAIPDSMIEAARVDGAGEFRIFWQVGLRLLGPGIVTVFLFALVATWNNYFLPLIMLNSSNLYPLTVGLAQQQATSAGGGGSQALFSTVITGSAVSIVPLIIAFLFLQRYWQTGLASGSVKE; encoded by the coding sequence ATGACCACCGCGACCACCGGCGAGTCCACTCGACCGGCAAGCTCGAGGGCGCAGGATCCCGCCCGCCCCCGCACGAAGAGGGCCTACAACCGCGACCGGCGGCGTTCGAACCTCCTGACCGTCATCCTCTGGCTGCTGGCGCTCTACTTCATCCTGCCGATCGCCTGGCTGGCCATCGCCTCGACGAAGGACAACGCCGACCTCTTCTCGACCTTCGGCTACGCCTTCGGCCACTTCAACCTGTTCCAGAACCTGCAGGACGTCTTCACGACCTCGAACGGCATCTACCTGCAGTGGGCGCTGAACACCGTGATCTATGCGGCGGTCAGTGCGATCGGCGCGTCGTTCCTCGCGACGATGGCGGGCTACGCGTTCGCGAAGTACCGGTTCCCGGGCGCGAAGATCCTGTTCAGCGTCGTGCTCGGCGCGATCATGATCCCGCTGACGGCGCTGGCCCTGCCGACGTACCTGATCTTCAGCCAGTTCGGCATCACGAACACGCCGATCGCGGTCATCGTGCCGTCGCTCGTGAGTCCGTTCGGGGTCTTCCTGATGCGGGTCTACGCGGCCGACGCGATCCCCGACTCGATGATCGAGGCGGCCCGTGTCGACGGCGCCGGCGAGTTCCGGATCTTCTGGCAGGTGGGCCTCCGCCTTCTCGGCCCCGGCATCGTCACCGTGTTCCTGTTCGCCCTGGTCGCGACCTGGAACAACTACTTCCTCCCTCTGATCATGCTGAACTCGTCGAACCTCTACCCGCTGACCGTGGGCCTCGCGCAGCAGCAGGCGACCAGCGCCGGTGGCGGCGGGTCGCAGGCGCTGTTCTCGACGGTGATCACAGGATCCGCCGTCTCGATCGTGCCGCTGATCATCGCGTTCCTCTTCCTGCAGCGGTACTGGCAGACCGGTCTCGCCTCCGGGAGCGTGAAGGAGTGA
- a CDS encoding sugar ABC transporter permease, whose translation MTQTVAAPSRASTGARRRTNANQRRQNRAAYLFVAPFMLVFVLMLLVPLFYSGYLSLFATRLIGGSQFAWLTNYIRAFTDADFLAGVGRMGLFLVIQVPIMLCLALFLALAIDSGRARGAGAIRLLVFLPYAVPGVVATLMWGYLYGQDFGPIAQVFRALGFGAPNLLSASTILGSIMNIVTWEFVGYNMIIMYAALRSIPSELFEAAEIDGAGQFRIAWSIKIPAIRPAIMLTVIFSIIGTFQLFNEPSLLKGLAPNVIDNAFTPNYYAYNLAFINQDVNYAAAIAFLLGIVIAIVSYVVQLSTQRREARAS comes from the coding sequence ATGACCCAGACCGTCGCGGCGCCATCCCGGGCGTCGACGGGGGCGAGACGGCGCACGAACGCGAACCAGCGGCGGCAGAACCGGGCTGCGTACCTGTTCGTGGCCCCGTTCATGCTCGTGTTCGTCCTGATGCTCCTCGTCCCGCTCTTCTACTCCGGCTATCTCAGCCTCTTCGCCACCCGGCTCATCGGCGGGTCGCAGTTCGCCTGGCTCACGAACTACATCCGCGCCTTCACCGACGCGGACTTCCTCGCGGGCGTCGGGCGGATGGGGCTGTTCCTCGTCATCCAGGTGCCGATCATGCTCTGCCTGGCGCTCTTTCTCGCGCTCGCGATCGACTCCGGTCGAGCCCGCGGCGCCGGCGCCATCCGGCTGCTCGTGTTCCTGCCCTACGCCGTCCCGGGCGTCGTCGCCACGCTGATGTGGGGCTACCTCTACGGCCAGGACTTCGGACCGATCGCGCAGGTGTTCCGCGCCCTCGGCTTCGGGGCGCCGAACCTCCTCAGCGCGAGCACGATCCTCGGCTCGATCATGAACATCGTGACGTGGGAGTTCGTCGGCTACAACATGATCATCATGTACGCGGCCCTCCGGTCGATCCCGTCCGAGCTGTTCGAGGCGGCCGAGATCGACGGCGCCGGCCAGTTCCGCATCGCGTGGAGCATCAAGATCCCAGCGATCCGCCCGGCGATCATGCTCACCGTGATCTTCTCGATCATCGGGACCTTCCAGCTCTTCAACGAGCCGAGCCTCCTGAAGGGCCTCGCCCCGAACGTGATCGACAACGCGTTCACCCCGAACTACTACGCCTACAACCTCGCGTTCATCAACCAGGACGTCAACTACGCCGCCGCGATCGCGTTCCTCCTCGGGATCGTCATCGCCATCGTGTCGTACGTCGTCCAGCTGTCGACGCAGCGAAGGGAGGCGCGCGCCTCATGA
- a CDS encoding extracellular solute-binding protein has product MRKNAPRTAVALGTGLLAVTLVLSGCSGAGGTGGTTSTKTVSQADIDKAMNTPTTLNFWTWVPDIKNEVALFEKKYPKIKVNVQNVGQGAPHYQKIRTAVKAGKGAPDVVQMEYQYISSFNVTGNLLDLAPYGASKLSDQYTPWVWNQVKRDKAVYGIPQDAGPMGNLYRKDILAKAGITKAPETWEEYAADAKIVKEKTGSYMSDLASSQAGQMLGLLWQAGVKPFGYDGDKGVTVDVNSAKAKEVASYWQKLIQEGSVSTDPDFTDSWYQGLANGKYAGWLTAAWGPVFLQGTAAKTSGLWAAAPLPQYSSGENVSGNWGGSSDAVLKTTKNPIASYELAKFINNDAESTLQFANKQFLFPTATKTLESTDFTDQKADFYGGQQVNKLFAGISGTVDTKFEWLPYMDYAYSSYNETMGKALAAKGDLSAGLDAWQKSLVSYGTQQGFSVNK; this is encoded by the coding sequence ATGAGGAAGAACGCACCGAGAACAGCAGTGGCGCTGGGCACCGGCCTCCTTGCTGTCACCCTGGTCCTGTCCGGCTGCTCCGGAGCGGGCGGCACCGGCGGGACCACGTCCACCAAGACGGTGTCGCAGGCCGACATCGACAAGGCGATGAACACTCCGACCACCCTGAACTTCTGGACCTGGGTCCCCGACATCAAGAACGAGGTAGCCCTCTTCGAGAAGAAGTACCCGAAGATCAAGGTCAACGTGCAGAACGTCGGCCAGGGAGCTCCGCACTACCAGAAGATCCGCACCGCGGTGAAAGCGGGCAAGGGCGCCCCCGACGTCGTCCAGATGGAGTACCAGTACATCTCGTCGTTCAACGTCACCGGCAACCTGCTCGACCTCGCCCCGTACGGCGCGAGCAAGCTGTCCGACCAGTACACGCCGTGGGTCTGGAACCAGGTCAAGCGCGACAAGGCCGTCTACGGGATCCCGCAGGATGCCGGCCCCATGGGCAACCTGTACCGGAAGGACATCCTCGCGAAGGCCGGCATCACCAAGGCTCCCGAGACCTGGGAGGAGTATGCGGCGGACGCGAAGATCGTCAAGGAGAAGACCGGGTCGTACATGTCCGACCTCGCCTCCAGCCAGGCCGGCCAGATGCTCGGTCTGCTCTGGCAGGCCGGCGTCAAGCCGTTCGGCTACGACGGCGACAAGGGCGTCACGGTCGACGTGAACTCGGCCAAGGCGAAGGAGGTCGCCTCGTACTGGCAGAAGCTGATCCAGGAGGGCAGCGTCTCCACCGACCCCGACTTCACCGACAGCTGGTACCAGGGTCTCGCGAACGGCAAGTACGCCGGCTGGCTGACCGCAGCGTGGGGTCCGGTGTTCCTGCAGGGCACCGCGGCGAAGACGTCCGGCCTCTGGGCTGCGGCGCCGCTGCCGCAGTACTCGTCGGGCGAGAACGTCTCGGGCAACTGGGGCGGCTCGAGCGACGCGGTCCTGAAGACCACGAAGAACCCGATCGCCTCGTACGAGCTGGCGAAGTTCATCAACAACGACGCGGAGTCGACGCTGCAGTTCGCCAACAAGCAGTTCCTGTTCCCGACGGCCACGAAGACCCTCGAGAGCACCGACTTCACCGACCAGAAGGCCGACTTCTACGGGGGTCAGCAGGTGAACAAGCTGTTCGCGGGCATCTCGGGGACGGTCGACACGAAGTTCGAGTGGCTGCCCTACATGGACTACGCCTACTCGAGCTACAACGAGACCATGGGCAAGGCGCTCGCCGCGAAGGGCGACCTCTCGGCCGGTCTCGACGCGTGGCAGAAGTCGCTCGTGAGCTACGGCACCCAGCAGGGCTTCTCCGTCAACAAGTAG
- a CDS encoding beta-galactosidase — MPSLPSAAPSRVLFGAAYYAEYQLTDRLDVDLDLMVEAGFTVIRVGESVWSTWEPRDGEFDLDWLQPVLDGAHARGISVILGTPTYAVPPWLQQSHPEIAADVKTGQPHPWGSRQEVDYSHPAFLFHAERVIRAVIARYAEHPAVIGFQVDNEPGMLLFHNPGTFRRFVRGLQEQYGTVEELNRQWGLVYWSHRIADWSELWTPDGNAQPQYDLAWRRFQAAVTTEFIAWQADIVREYSRPDQFVTTCIAYPRPALDDEKLVARLDITAGNPYYGVQDHLSLDHAKEVPTSWTSTGVAGLFRQADRMFSSNQQRFLVTETNAWSIGGATQNYPPYPGQLKQAAFALIARGAAQIEYWHWHTLHFGTETYWGGVLPHSQVPGRVYREVSEIGRALKAVGERLDGYEPDADVAILWSTDTRFAFDFTPPLNLGGREARPDSYQYIVDAFHAGVIGAGAQARILHLDQASALGAAGLAERFPVLIAPAVYIATDAELQLLADYAEAGGHLIVGVRTGYADEEARARLAVAPDRLHGPAGVWYEEFSNLDAPVSVTAEGGFALSDDARANDWADGLVLSEPGGADVLLRYADPAFERFPAVVTKAAGSGRITTVGTVPNAALASDLVRFAVAEPVAAEWARGATVTISSGLLPSGLRAWFVHNWSARPSSITVPRDVADLTSTEPVRHPAGTVISLEPWSSLALVDE; from the coding sequence ATGCCGTCCCTGCCTTCCGCCGCGCCCTCCCGCGTGCTCTTCGGAGCCGCCTACTACGCCGAGTACCAGCTCACCGACCGACTCGACGTCGACCTCGACCTGATGGTCGAGGCCGGCTTCACCGTGATCCGCGTGGGGGAGTCGGTCTGGTCGACGTGGGAGCCCCGCGACGGCGAGTTCGACCTCGACTGGCTGCAGCCCGTCCTCGACGGAGCCCACGCCCGAGGCATCTCGGTCATCCTCGGCACCCCGACCTACGCCGTCCCGCCGTGGCTGCAGCAGAGCCACCCCGAGATCGCCGCCGACGTGAAGACCGGGCAGCCGCACCCCTGGGGATCGCGCCAGGAGGTCGACTACAGCCACCCCGCGTTCCTGTTCCACGCCGAGCGCGTGATCCGCGCGGTCATCGCCCGCTACGCCGAGCATCCTGCGGTCATCGGCTTCCAGGTCGACAACGAGCCCGGCATGCTGCTCTTCCACAACCCCGGCACCTTCCGCCGGTTCGTCCGGGGCCTCCAGGAGCAGTACGGGACGGTCGAGGAGCTGAACCGGCAGTGGGGGCTCGTCTACTGGTCGCACCGCATCGCCGACTGGTCGGAGCTCTGGACCCCCGACGGCAACGCGCAGCCGCAGTACGACCTCGCCTGGCGGCGCTTCCAGGCTGCGGTCACGACGGAGTTCATCGCCTGGCAGGCCGACATCGTCCGCGAGTACAGCCGCCCCGACCAGTTCGTCACGACCTGCATCGCCTACCCGCGACCCGCCCTCGACGACGAGAAGCTCGTCGCGCGCCTCGACATCACGGCCGGCAACCCCTACTACGGCGTCCAGGACCACCTGTCGCTCGACCACGCCAAGGAGGTCCCGACCTCGTGGACCTCGACCGGCGTCGCCGGCCTCTTCCGCCAGGCCGACCGCATGTTCTCCTCGAACCAGCAGCGGTTCCTCGTGACCGAGACGAACGCCTGGTCGATCGGCGGCGCGACGCAGAACTACCCGCCCTACCCGGGCCAGCTCAAGCAGGCCGCCTTCGCGCTGATCGCCCGCGGCGCGGCGCAGATCGAGTACTGGCACTGGCACACGCTGCACTTCGGCACCGAGACGTACTGGGGCGGCGTCCTGCCGCACAGCCAGGTGCCGGGCCGCGTCTACCGCGAGGTCTCCGAGATCGGCCGGGCCCTGAAGGCGGTCGGCGAGCGGCTCGACGGCTACGAGCCCGACGCCGACGTCGCGATCCTGTGGTCGACCGACACGCGCTTCGCCTTCGACTTCACGCCCCCGCTGAACCTCGGCGGGCGCGAGGCCCGCCCGGACAGCTACCAGTACATCGTCGACGCGTTCCACGCGGGTGTCATCGGCGCGGGTGCCCAGGCGCGGATCCTGCACCTCGACCAGGCGTCCGCTCTCGGGGCTGCCGGCCTCGCCGAGCGGTTCCCGGTGCTGATCGCGCCCGCCGTGTACATCGCGACCGACGCGGAGCTCCAGCTCTTGGCCGACTACGCCGAGGCGGGCGGCCACCTGATCGTCGGGGTCCGCACCGGGTACGCCGACGAGGAGGCGCGCGCCCGCCTCGCGGTGGCCCCCGACCGGCTCCACGGCCCCGCGGGCGTCTGGTACGAGGAGTTCTCCAACCTCGATGCGCCGGTGTCCGTCACCGCGGAGGGCGGCTTCGCCCTCAGCGACGACGCGCGGGCCAACGACTGGGCGGACGGCCTCGTGCTCTCGGAGCCCGGCGGCGCCGACGTCCTGCTGCGCTACGCCGACCCGGCATTCGAGCGCTTCCCCGCCGTGGTGACGAAGGCCGCAGGATCGGGCCGCATCACCACCGTGGGGACCGTCCCGAACGCCGCCCTCGCGAGCGACCTCGTCCGCTTCGCCGTCGCCGAGCCGGTGGCCGCGGAGTGGGCCCGCGGCGCGACCGTGACGATCTCGTCGGGCCTCCTGCCGAGCGGCCTCCGGGCCTGGTTCGTGCACAACTGGTCGGCCCGGCCCTCGAGCATCACCGTTCCGCGCGACGTCGCGGACCTCACCAGCACCGAACCCGTCCGGCACCCCGCCGGCACCGTGATCTCTCTGGAACCGTGGTCGTCCCTGGCCCTGGTCGACGAGTGA
- a CDS encoding LacI family DNA-binding transcriptional regulator: MADGISPATAEPVSNGAGAEDRTRFSAPAARRAPTIYDVAKVAGVSHQTVSRYLKGFQGIRPETRERVETALAALEYRPNLTARSLATSRSHRIGALSHEIEQVGPSKILQGASRGARTAGYLLDIVSFDPHDEDDIQRALRIADSSDLAGIIAFASTDRVVEAFTASGFSVPWFIAGEVDDRIGGHEQTRNGQGVQMLVDHLADLGHRRILQIAGPEGWISARNRRFAFDVATRARGLTEVATVFGDWSPRSGYLAGLELPLDRDATALVVANDQMALGAIRALAERGVSVPGDMSVVGFDDIPEAPFFQPPLTTVSLDFELQGRLAFEHILDLIENPDRAATTPAQTFRAQLRVRESTATTTPPSE; the protein is encoded by the coding sequence ATGGCCGACGGCATCTCTCCGGCGACCGCCGAGCCCGTCTCGAACGGAGCCGGAGCCGAGGATCGCACGCGATTCTCGGCTCCGGCCGCGCGGCGGGCTCCGACGATCTACGACGTGGCCAAGGTCGCGGGCGTCTCGCACCAGACCGTCAGCCGCTACCTCAAGGGCTTCCAGGGCATCCGCCCGGAGACGCGCGAGCGGGTCGAGACCGCCCTCGCGGCGCTCGAGTACCGCCCGAACCTGACGGCGAGATCGCTCGCGACGAGCCGCTCCCACCGCATCGGGGCGCTGTCGCACGAGATCGAGCAGGTCGGGCCGAGCAAGATCCTGCAGGGCGCCAGCCGAGGCGCCCGCACGGCCGGGTACCTGCTCGACATCGTCAGCTTCGACCCCCACGACGAGGACGACATCCAGCGCGCCCTCCGCATCGCCGACTCGAGCGACCTCGCCGGCATCATCGCGTTCGCCTCGACCGACCGCGTGGTGGAGGCCTTCACCGCCTCCGGCTTCTCCGTGCCCTGGTTCATCGCCGGCGAGGTCGACGACCGGATCGGCGGCCACGAGCAGACCCGGAACGGCCAGGGCGTCCAGATGCTCGTCGACCACCTCGCCGACCTGGGCCACCGCCGGATCCTGCAGATCGCAGGGCCCGAGGGCTGGATCTCGGCGCGCAACCGGCGCTTCGCCTTCGACGTGGCCACTCGGGCCCGGGGCCTCACCGAGGTGGCGACCGTCTTCGGCGACTGGTCGCCCCGCTCCGGCTACCTCGCGGGCCTCGAGCTGCCCCTCGACCGCGACGCCACGGCCCTCGTCGTCGCGAACGACCAGATGGCCCTCGGGGCGATCCGCGCGCTGGCCGAGCGCGGCGTCTCGGTTCCCGGCGACATGAGCGTCGTCGGCTTCGACGACATCCCCGAGGCGCCGTTCTTCCAGCCCCCGCTCACGACGGTCTCCCTCGACTTCGAGCTTCAGGGCCGGCTCGCGTTCGAGCACATCCTCGACCTGATCGAGAACCCCGACCGGGCGGCGACCACGCCGGCCCAGACCTTCCGAGCGCAGCTGCGGGTGCGCGAGTCGACGGCGACGACGACCCCGCCCTCCGAGTGA
- a CDS encoding S53 family peptidase has product MSDPTEPLDHLDLVPLAGSERPPAPGLQPAAAALPSDAPVQATLVIRRKNAVDLDQVAQGVPDAAAYLRDHGADPADVDLVASTLTGLGLTVLESDAATRRVRVEGPAPVVARVFGTELEAVTSEAPGSTAAAAAPRVEHRHRSGGLSVPRALDGVVTAVLGLDDRPQARAQFRIAHAEAVDTSFTPVELGELYAFPEGTDGTGQTVAIIELGGGFAQSDLDAYFGPLGVGSPAVRSASVDGATNQPGGDPSGADGEVLLDIEVVGALAPRADIVVYFAPNTDAGFVDAVTAAAHATPTPTALSISWGQSEDQWTAQARQAFDEALVDAAALGVTVTAASGDNGSTDGATDGRQHVDFPASSPHLLACGGTSLKATAGAISSETVWNNGAGRGATGGGISDTFAAPAWQTAAGVPGTGSGRGVPDVAGNADPATGYEVLVDGQRSVIGGTSAVAPLWAALAARLAQSLGAPVGLLGPKLYPVESSFRDITEGSNGAFSAGTGWDACTGLGSPDGTRLLAALSGSAAHSG; this is encoded by the coding sequence ATGAGCGATCCCACGGAGCCCCTCGACCACCTCGACCTCGTCCCCCTCGCCGGCAGCGAGCGGCCGCCCGCGCCCGGGCTCCAGCCCGCGGCAGCCGCGCTGCCCTCCGACGCCCCGGTCCAGGCGACCCTGGTGATCCGCCGGAAGAACGCGGTCGATCTCGACCAGGTCGCGCAGGGCGTGCCCGACGCTGCGGCCTACCTCCGCGACCACGGGGCCGATCCTGCCGACGTCGACCTGGTCGCCTCGACCCTCACGGGTCTCGGGCTGACGGTCCTCGAGAGCGACGCGGCCACCCGCCGCGTCCGCGTCGAGGGTCCGGCACCGGTCGTCGCCCGGGTCTTCGGCACCGAGCTGGAGGCCGTGACGAGCGAAGCGCCCGGCAGCACCGCCGCCGCCGCCGCACCGCGCGTCGAGCACCGGCACCGCTCCGGCGGGCTGAGTGTCCCACGTGCTCTCGACGGCGTCGTGACCGCCGTGCTCGGCCTCGACGACCGCCCGCAGGCCAGGGCTCAGTTCCGCATCGCGCACGCCGAGGCGGTCGACACGAGCTTCACGCCCGTCGAGCTCGGCGAGCTGTACGCGTTCCCCGAGGGCACCGACGGCACCGGCCAGACGGTCGCCATCATCGAGCTCGGCGGCGGCTTCGCCCAGAGCGACCTCGACGCCTACTTCGGGCCCCTCGGCGTCGGGTCGCCGGCGGTCCGGTCGGCCTCGGTCGACGGGGCGACGAACCAGCCCGGGGGCGATCCCTCGGGCGCCGACGGCGAGGTCCTGCTCGACATCGAGGTTGTCGGCGCCCTCGCGCCCCGCGCCGACATCGTCGTCTACTTCGCCCCCAACACCGACGCCGGATTCGTCGACGCCGTCACCGCCGCGGCCCATGCGACGCCGACGCCGACCGCCCTGAGCATCAGCTGGGGTCAGAGCGAGGACCAGTGGACGGCGCAGGCCCGGCAGGCCTTCGACGAGGCGCTCGTCGACGCGGCGGCCCTCGGCGTGACCGTGACGGCCGCCTCCGGAGACAACGGCAGCACCGACGGCGCGACCGACGGCCGCCAGCACGTCGACTTCCCTGCGTCGAGCCCGCATCTGCTCGCCTGCGGCGGCACCAGCCTGAAGGCCACCGCGGGCGCGATCTCGTCCGAGACGGTCTGGAACAACGGCGCCGGGCGCGGTGCGACCGGCGGCGGCATCAGCGACACCTTCGCGGCTCCGGCGTGGCAGACGGCGGCGGGTGTGCCCGGCACGGGCTCGGGGCGCGGCGTCCCGGACGTCGCGGGGAACGCCGATCCTGCGACCGGCTACGAGGTCCTGGTCGACGGGCAGCGCTCCGTCATCGGCGGCACGAGCGCCGTGGCTCCGCTGTGGGCGGCGCTGGCGGCCCGGCTCGCGCAGTCGCTCGGGGCTCCGGTCGGGCTGCTCGGTCCGAAGCTCTACCCGGTCGAGTCGTCGTTCCGCGACATCACCGAGGGCTCGAACGGAGCGTTCTCGGCGGGTACGGGCTGGGACGCCTGCACGGGCCTCGGCTCGCCCGACGGCACGCGCCTGCTCGCCGCCCTGTCGGGGAGCGCCGCCCACAGCGGATAA